One stretch of Hymenobacter chitinivorans DSM 11115 DNA includes these proteins:
- a CDS encoding S8 family peptidase translates to MRTTTLSAALLGLLLAGCQQQADDQLLPQPADNPKEALSSQQLDEHILKTLNQTGVFDWNQATPHFVWSALTRSDYVLSVGYRPVGAGAAIPDNAATDPAWLAAREQVLALILAEERKTRPELTLQDLIAYQENVLPVLDVTVRELSTIQQLRTSPLVRYAEPIGYEPNRPTTIANKTASSLSSSGCGNNTATAGLVAGSDYATLSNGSKSSWNQADQYHGIRASWSQSSGQGVKIVIIDSGSSDAQENLDSAFNQGLSSGRTIERLVTLPRNSIFGIPYGEAETPNDGCGHGTSMAGAAAAPRGTDGASVGVAYNASLITIRASEDVFIDGSREVKGVSDAYILAGNRADVRIISMSMGRLTSSSQMTDAIRYAYGKGKLIFCAAGTSFDWSAGWVGVIYPASLAEAVAVTGLKDDLTSRCDECHTGADVEFSVVMQRTSNDRRALTLAMSGDAPSTVGGSSVATSSMAGMAAVVWSRYPAESRAQIMSRLVASSSNRNARSSSFGWGRVNVGAAVGVLPL, encoded by the coding sequence ATGCGTACCACTACCCTTTCCGCGGCCCTGCTCGGGCTGCTCTTGGCCGGCTGTCAGCAGCAGGCCGACGACCAGCTCCTGCCCCAGCCCGCCGACAACCCCAAAGAGGCCCTCAGCAGCCAGCAGCTCGACGAGCACATTCTCAAAACGCTCAACCAAACCGGCGTCTTCGACTGGAACCAGGCCACGCCCCACTTCGTGTGGAGCGCCCTGACCCGCTCCGACTATGTGCTGTCGGTGGGCTACCGGCCAGTGGGCGCGGGTGCTGCCATTCCCGACAATGCCGCCACCGACCCCGCCTGGCTGGCCGCCCGGGAGCAGGTGCTGGCCCTGATTCTGGCCGAGGAGCGCAAAACCCGGCCCGAGTTGACGCTGCAGGACCTGATTGCCTACCAGGAAAACGTGCTGCCCGTGCTCGACGTGACCGTGCGGGAGCTGAGCACCATTCAGCAGCTGCGCACCTCCCCGCTGGTGCGCTACGCCGAGCCCATCGGCTACGAGCCCAACCGGCCCACTACTATAGCTAATAAAACGGCCTCTTCCCTGAGCAGCAGCGGCTGCGGCAACAACACGGCTACGGCCGGCCTGGTAGCCGGCTCCGACTACGCCACGCTCAGCAACGGCAGCAAGTCGAGCTGGAACCAGGCCGACCAGTACCACGGCATCCGGGCCAGCTGGAGCCAGAGCTCTGGGCAGGGCGTTAAGATTGTCATTATCGACTCCGGAAGCTCTGATGCTCAGGAGAATCTGGACTCGGCCTTCAACCAGGGCCTGAGCTCGGGCCGCACCATCGAACGGCTCGTGACCCTGCCCCGCAACTCCATCTTCGGCATTCCCTACGGCGAGGCCGAAACCCCCAACGACGGCTGCGGGCACGGCACCAGCATGGCCGGGGCCGCCGCCGCCCCGCGCGGCACCGACGGCGCCTCAGTGGGTGTAGCCTACAACGCCAGCCTGATAACCATCCGGGCTTCGGAAGACGTGTTTATCGACGGCAGCCGGGAAGTAAAAGGGGTGTCGGACGCCTACATCCTGGCCGGCAACCGCGCGGACGTGCGCATCATCAGCATGAGCATGGGCCGCCTGACCTCGTCGTCGCAAATGACCGACGCCATTCGCTACGCCTACGGCAAGGGCAAGCTCATCTTCTGCGCCGCCGGCACTTCCTTCGACTGGAGCGCGGGCTGGGTGGGCGTAATCTACCCCGCTTCCCTGGCCGAAGCGGTGGCCGTGACCGGCCTCAAGGACGACCTCACCAGCCGCTGCGACGAGTGCCACACCGGCGCCGATGTGGAGTTCAGCGTGGTAATGCAGCGCACCAGCAACGACCGGCGCGCCCTGACGCTGGCCATGAGCGGCGACGCGCCCAGCACCGTGGGCGGCTCGTCGGTGGCCACCTCCAGCATGGCCGGCATGGCCGCCGTCGTCTGGTCGCGCTACCCCGCCGAAAGCCGGGCCCAGATCATGAGCCGCCTGGTGGCCAGCAGCAGCAACCGCAACGCCCGCAGCAGCAGCTTCGGTTGGGGCCGCGTCAACGTGGGTGCCGCCGTAGGCGTGCTACCGCTGTAG
- a CDS encoding KUP/HAK/KT family potassium transporter, whose protein sequence is MDAKHRHTAISTAGLLIALGIIYGDIGTSPLYVMKAIVPELIDPRLVLGGISCVLWTLTLQTTIKYVLLTLNADNNGEGGIFSLYALVRRRAAWLTVPAIIGGAALLADGVITPPISVASAIEGLKQVYPHLSQDIIVYIVIAIIAGLFFLQSFGTQIVGKAFGPIMFLWFSMLGVLGVSWIVQNPTILKAVNPYYAYELLVEYPGGFWLLGAVFLCTTGAEALYSDLGHCGKGNIRISWVFVKTCLVLNYFGQGAWLLSHQGQQLAGRNPFYELMPSWFLLIGIGIATIAAIIASQALITGSFTLVAEAIRLNMWPKVKLNYPTDVKGQLYVPSMNRLLLLGCIGVVLYFRESSNMEAAYGLAITLTMLMTTLLLTMWLRSKRVPLVVVVLFALLYGGIEGSFLVANLIKFPHGGWVSLAIGSTLIGVMYVWLRAYYIKRRLTEFVKIDPYMDALKELSNDESVPKYATHLVFMTSAERASEIESKIIYSIFQKRPKRADIYWFVHVDTTDEPYTMEYKVVELAPDDAFRITFRLGFRVEQRINLYFRKVVEDLVRNREVDITSRYESLSKQHVTGDFRFVVLEKFLSVENDFPVMEKLVMQAYFYIKQFIASEDKYFGLDTSSVKVEKVPLVITPVRDVALKRVM, encoded by the coding sequence ATGGACGCCAAACATCGGCACACCGCCATTTCCACTGCCGGCCTACTCATTGCCCTCGGAATTATCTACGGTGACATCGGGACTTCCCCGCTCTACGTGATGAAGGCCATTGTGCCCGAGCTCATCGACCCGCGGCTGGTGCTGGGGGGCATTTCCTGCGTGCTCTGGACCCTGACCCTGCAGACTACCATCAAGTACGTACTGCTCACTCTGAATGCGGACAACAACGGGGAAGGCGGCATTTTCTCGCTCTACGCCCTGGTGCGCCGCCGGGCCGCCTGGCTGACCGTGCCGGCCATCATCGGGGGTGCGGCCCTGCTGGCCGACGGCGTGATTACGCCGCCCATTTCGGTGGCCTCGGCCATTGAGGGGCTCAAGCAGGTGTATCCGCACCTAAGCCAGGACATTATCGTCTACATCGTCATTGCCATCATTGCGGGCCTGTTTTTCCTGCAAAGCTTCGGCACCCAGATTGTGGGCAAGGCCTTCGGGCCGATTATGTTCCTGTGGTTCAGTATGCTGGGCGTACTGGGCGTGAGCTGGATTGTGCAGAACCCGACGATTCTGAAAGCCGTCAACCCTTACTACGCCTACGAGCTGCTGGTGGAATATCCCGGCGGGTTCTGGCTGCTGGGGGCCGTATTCCTGTGCACCACCGGGGCCGAGGCCCTGTACTCCGACTTGGGCCACTGCGGCAAGGGCAACATCCGCATCAGCTGGGTGTTCGTCAAAACCTGTCTGGTGCTCAATTACTTCGGCCAAGGTGCCTGGCTGCTCAGCCACCAGGGCCAGCAGCTGGCCGGCCGCAACCCGTTCTATGAGCTCATGCCCAGCTGGTTTCTGCTCATCGGTATCGGCATTGCCACCATTGCCGCCATCATTGCCTCCCAGGCCCTGATTACGGGCTCCTTTACGCTGGTGGCCGAGGCCATTCGTCTCAACATGTGGCCCAAGGTGAAGCTCAACTACCCCACCGACGTGAAGGGCCAGCTCTACGTGCCTAGCATGAACCGCCTGCTGCTGCTGGGCTGCATCGGGGTGGTGCTCTACTTCCGCGAGTCAAGCAACATGGAAGCCGCCTACGGCCTGGCCATTACCCTGACCATGCTCATGACCACGCTGCTGCTCACCATGTGGCTGCGCTCCAAGCGGGTGCCGCTGGTGGTTGTGGTGCTGTTTGCCTTGCTCTACGGCGGTATTGAGGGCTCGTTTTTGGTGGCCAACCTGATTAAGTTTCCCCACGGCGGCTGGGTGTCGCTGGCCATCGGCTCCACGCTCATTGGGGTAATGTACGTGTGGCTGCGCGCCTACTACATCAAGCGCCGCCTGACGGAATTCGTCAAGATTGACCCCTACATGGACGCGCTGAAAGAGCTCAGCAACGACGAATCGGTGCCGAAGTACGCTACTCACCTGGTGTTCATGACCTCGGCCGAGCGGGCTTCCGAAATCGAGTCCAAGATTATCTACTCCATCTTCCAGAAGCGTCCCAAGCGGGCCGATATCTACTGGTTTGTGCACGTGGACACCACCGACGAGCCGTATACCATGGAGTACAAAGTGGTGGAGCTGGCCCCCGACGACGCTTTCCGTATCACCTTCCGCCTGGGTTTCCGCGTCGAGCAGCGCATCAACCTCTACTTCCGCAAGGTGGTGGAAGACCTGGTGCGCAACCGCGAGGTGGACATTACCTCCCGCTACGAGTCGCTCAGCAAGCAGCACGTCACCGGCGACTTCCGCTTCGTGGTGCTGGAGAAATTCCTCTCGGTGGAAAACGACTTCCCCGTCATGGAAAAGCTCGTGATGCAGGCCTACTTCTACATCAAGCAGTTTATTGCCTCGGAAGACAAGTACTTCGGCCTCGATACCTCCTCGGTGAAGGTGGAAAAGGTGCCGCTGGTCATTACCCCCGTGCGCGACGTGGCCCTGAAACGGGTGATGTAA
- a CDS encoding FKBP-type peptidyl-prolyl cis-trans isomerase, producing MNLNSLQEQISYIIGRDLARNFAQQGLQLDIDVLAASLKEGLAGEPSRLSQEQMRSAMEQLQAQMGGPEEDDTQESQDMSNNKQAGEDFLAENKNKPGVTTLPSGLQYEVLTEGSGQKPGPRSSVTTHYHGTLLNGTVFDSSYQRGQPATFGVNQVIAGWTEALQLMPEGSKWRLYIPSDMAYGKRGAGRDIGPDSALIFDVELIKVNN from the coding sequence ATGAATTTAAACAGCCTCCAGGAGCAAATCAGCTACATCATCGGGCGCGATTTGGCCCGCAACTTTGCCCAGCAGGGCCTGCAGCTCGACATCGACGTGCTGGCCGCCAGCCTCAAGGAAGGTTTGGCCGGAGAGCCCAGCCGCCTCAGCCAGGAGCAGATGCGCAGCGCCATGGAGCAGCTGCAAGCCCAGATGGGCGGCCCCGAAGAAGATGACACCCAAGAATCCCAAGATATGAGCAACAACAAACAGGCCGGCGAAGACTTTCTGGCCGAAAACAAGAACAAGCCCGGCGTAACCACCCTGCCCAGCGGCCTGCAGTACGAAGTGCTGACCGAAGGCAGCGGCCAGAAGCCCGGCCCCCGCAGCTCAGTAACCACCCACTACCACGGCACGCTCCTCAACGGCACCGTATTCGACAGCAGCTACCAGCGCGGCCAGCCCGCCACCTTCGGCGTCAATCAGGTTATTGCCGGCTGGACAGAAGCCCTGCAGCTGATGCCCGAAGGCTCAAAGTGGCGCCTCTACATCCCCTCCGACATGGCCTACGGCAAGCGTGGCGCCGGCCGCGACATCGGGCCCGACTCGGCTCTGATTTTCGACGTGGAGCTGATCAAAGTAAACAACTGA
- a CDS encoding XAC2610-related protein — MTLRFSLLLLLSLSLGTASQAQRRFTLSAGSARYSAELTVAGCADGQCEGPGTVRLFSKQTKQLVQTFTSADLNFFLDDKNHTQPTVNVVELYGEQSPLIFADFNFDGTEDLAIRNGNNSSYGGPSYDVYVYASRPRKFVPSAELTTLASENLGMFQVDRARQRLITYEKDGCCWHLTTEYAVVPGKGLLETKTVEEDATSAAEQVVVTTRQLVQGRWRTAVRRFPLKEYYKD, encoded by the coding sequence ATGACGCTCCGCTTTTCCCTTCTGCTCCTACTCAGCCTGAGCCTGGGTACTGCCAGCCAGGCCCAGCGCCGCTTCACTCTCAGCGCTGGCTCGGCCCGGTACTCGGCCGAGCTGACCGTGGCCGGCTGCGCCGACGGCCAGTGCGAGGGCCCGGGCACCGTGCGGCTGTTCAGCAAGCAAACCAAGCAGCTGGTTCAGACCTTCACCTCCGCCGACCTGAACTTCTTTCTCGACGACAAGAACCACACTCAGCCGACGGTGAACGTGGTGGAGCTTTACGGGGAGCAAAGCCCGCTGATTTTCGCCGATTTCAACTTCGACGGCACCGAGGACCTGGCCATCCGCAACGGCAACAACAGCAGCTACGGCGGCCCGTCCTACGACGTGTACGTGTACGCCAGCCGCCCCCGCAAATTCGTGCCCAGCGCCGAGCTGACCACCCTGGCCTCCGAAAACCTGGGCATGTTTCAGGTCGACCGGGCCCGGCAGCGGCTTATTACCTATGAAAAAGACGGCTGCTGCTGGCACCTGACCACCGAATACGCCGTGGTGCCGGGTAAAGGCCTGCTCGAAACCAAGACCGTGGAAGAAGACGCCACCAGCGCCGCAGAGCAGGTCGTCGTCACGACCCGCCAGCTGGTACAGGGCCGCTGGCGCACGGCCGTGCGGCGCTTTCCCCTCAAAGAGTATTACAAGGACTAG
- a CDS encoding polysaccharide deacetylase family protein → MQPASKLPMAVRLSSATTALLLIVGIHSATNAQTNPAWNNKQCAVVLTYDDAIDGDLDIVVPALDSVKLRGTFYLIGSSPVVAKRLPEWRRAAQRGHELGNHALMHPCDGSLPGRSFVTPDNDLSKYTVNRAVQEARVNNVLLNAIDGKTARTFAYPCGDLTIGGVKFYDQLRPDFVAARGVQAGLQTPAQIDLTNIESYMINGQSGDYLVDLVKQAQASHTLLVFLFHGVGGGHGLNVDLKAHRQLLRYLKAHEKEIWVAPMVEVAEKVKAAQASATRKP, encoded by the coding sequence ATGCAACCCGCCTCCAAGCTACCTATGGCCGTCCGATTAAGTAGTGCTACTACCGCCCTGTTGCTGATTGTGGGCATTCACTCCGCCACCAACGCCCAGACGAACCCCGCCTGGAACAACAAGCAGTGCGCCGTGGTACTGACCTACGACGACGCCATCGACGGGGACCTGGACATCGTAGTGCCGGCCCTAGACTCGGTGAAGCTGCGGGGCACATTTTATTTGATTGGCTCCTCGCCGGTGGTGGCCAAGCGCCTGCCCGAGTGGCGCCGTGCCGCCCAGCGGGGCCACGAGCTGGGCAACCACGCCCTGATGCACCCCTGCGACGGCAGCCTGCCCGGCCGCAGCTTCGTAACGCCCGACAACGACCTGAGCAAGTACACCGTCAATCGGGCCGTGCAGGAAGCGCGGGTCAACAACGTGCTGCTCAACGCCATCGACGGCAAAACGGCCCGCACCTTCGCCTACCCCTGCGGCGACCTGACCATCGGCGGCGTCAAGTTCTACGACCAGCTCCGCCCCGACTTCGTGGCCGCCCGCGGCGTGCAGGCCGGCCTGCAAACGCCCGCCCAGATTGACTTGACCAACATCGAGAGCTACATGATTAACGGGCAGTCGGGCGACTATCTGGTAGACTTGGTGAAGCAGGCCCAGGCGTCGCACACGCTGCTGGTGTTTCTGTTTCACGGCGTGGGCGGCGGCCACGGCCTCAACGTGGATTTGAAGGCCCACCGCCAGCTGCTGCGCTACCTTAAAGCCCACGAAAAGGAAATCTGGGTGGCCCCGATGGTAGAAGTAGCCGAAAAAGTTAAAGCCGCCCAAGCGTCAGCTACTCGGAAGCCCTAA
- a CDS encoding OmpA family protein produces MKRSFWYGIVGLLLAGPVHAQSVTGVWQGVETDTGEPGANWPAVLRLQKGKGTGLFGVLYQEVGGQPGTSVTFQVQGTPTAKGVRIEHGRKLNETGGSAFTYWCDGAITFTYDPALEKLTGKAAYRPVGDCDVGTFTFYRVKLKSAATVAAGVETTIRVTGRNVLWYADAELKQPVTTGNTYRTKLAKTTTFYLAQGYYPTKQSPVVPITIRVTGSPPAPKATPPVAATPPPAPTPTLPPLDTARPAPAPTPVVVAPTPVVLPTVLFKLGTAELLTEGVPALHQLAAELKARPTLRVRISGHTDKIGEPEKNQALSEQRAEAVKAFLVKDGIAAERISTAGYGDTRPLYASPDARNRRVEVEEVK; encoded by the coding sequence ATGAAACGCAGCTTTTGGTATGGCATTGTGGGCCTGCTACTGGCGGGCCCGGTACACGCCCAGTCTGTGACGGGCGTATGGCAGGGCGTGGAAACGGATACCGGGGAACCGGGGGCCAACTGGCCGGCCGTGCTCCGCCTCCAGAAAGGCAAGGGCACCGGCCTGTTTGGGGTGCTCTACCAGGAAGTAGGCGGGCAGCCCGGCACCTCGGTCACGTTTCAGGTGCAAGGCACGCCCACGGCCAAGGGAGTACGCATCGAGCACGGGCGCAAGCTCAATGAAACCGGGGGCTCGGCCTTCACTTACTGGTGCGACGGGGCCATTACCTTCACCTACGACCCCGCCCTGGAAAAGCTCACCGGCAAAGCCGCCTACCGCCCCGTGGGCGACTGCGACGTGGGCACGTTCACCTTTTACCGGGTCAAGCTCAAATCGGCGGCAACGGTGGCGGCCGGCGTCGAAACCACGATTCGCGTCACGGGCCGCAACGTGCTCTGGTACGCCGATGCTGAGCTTAAGCAGCCCGTCACGACGGGCAACACTTACCGCACCAAGCTCGCCAAAACCACCACGTTTTACCTGGCCCAGGGCTACTATCCCACCAAGCAGAGCCCGGTGGTGCCCATCACCATTCGGGTAACCGGCAGCCCCCCCGCGCCCAAAGCCACCCCGCCAGTGGCCGCCACGCCCCCCCCGGCGCCTACGCCCACCCTGCCGCCCCTCGACACGGCCCGCCCCGCCCCAGCTCCGACGCCCGTAGTCGTGGCCCCGACGCCCGTGGTGCTGCCCACCGTGCTCTTTAAGCTGGGCACGGCCGAGCTGCTGACCGAGGGCGTACCGGCTCTCCACCAGCTAGCCGCCGAGCTCAAGGCCCGGCCCACGCTGCGGGTGCGCATCAGTGGCCACACCGACAAAATTGGGGAGCCCGAGAAAAATCAGGCGCTTTCCGAGCAGCGGGCTGAGGCGGTAAAAGCGTTTTTGGTAAAGGATGGCATTGCGGCGGAGCGCATCAGCACCGCCGGCTACGGCGACACCCGCCCGCTCTACGCCTCGCCCGACGCCCGCAACCGCCGCGTGGAAGTGGAGGAGGTAAAGTAA
- a CDS encoding DUF1572 family protein, with amino-acid sequence MLTDTLRQLFRRDLHRLHQEITQYHHEENLWLTAPGIANPAGNLCLHLVGNLKTYIGAELGGVAYTRQRDLEFSAKHVPRAELLRQLTETTQLVDHTLRHLPASRLAQEYPLLIFEEKTSTEYFLVHLATHLAYHLGQVNYHRRLLDAQPAKQ; translated from the coding sequence ATGCTCACCGACACCCTCCGCCAGCTCTTCCGGCGCGACCTGCACCGTCTCCACCAGGAAATCACGCAGTACCACCACGAGGAAAACCTCTGGCTCACCGCGCCGGGCATTGCTAACCCCGCCGGTAACCTGTGCCTGCACCTGGTCGGCAACCTGAAAACCTACATCGGGGCCGAGCTGGGCGGCGTGGCCTACACCCGGCAGCGCGACCTGGAATTCTCTGCCAAACACGTGCCTCGGGCCGAGCTGCTGCGCCAGCTCACGGAAACTACCCAGCTCGTCGACCACACCCTACGGCACCTGCCCGCCAGCCGCCTGGCCCAAGAATATCCGCTGCTAATATTCGAGGAAAAAACGTCCACCGAATACTTTCTGGTGCACTTGGCTACGCATCTGGCTTATCATTTGGGCCAAGTCAATTACCATCGGCGGCTACTGGACGCGCAGCCCGCGAAACAGTAG
- a CDS encoding aldo/keto reductase codes for MSVPTTITIAPNSAQPLTVSRLGYGTMRLTGPEIWGEPANRAEALQILRTAVEQGVTFLDTADYYGQDVTNRLIREALHPYPDNLVICTKVGATRRPDKSWVPYHRPEQLRASIDNNLRTLGQEQIQLVHLRLMGAGPVPLAEQLGAMFELQREGKILHVGLSNVTRPELLEGLQLGSIATVENMYGYAQRTTVQLPHGGANPGGEEVLDLCEQHGLPLIPFFSLLHALPKADSRISEIARRHQVSEAQVNLAWLLHKSPWLLPIPGTSSLAHLRENLQARDLHLSAEDMAYLG; via the coding sequence ATGTCCGTTCCGACCACGATTACCATTGCCCCGAATTCAGCTCAGCCCCTGACCGTTTCCCGCCTCGGCTACGGCACCATGCGCCTCACCGGGCCCGAAATCTGGGGGGAGCCCGCCAACCGGGCCGAGGCCCTGCAGATTCTGCGCACCGCCGTCGAGCAGGGCGTTACCTTTCTCGACACGGCCGACTACTACGGCCAGGACGTCACCAACCGCCTGATTCGGGAAGCCCTGCACCCGTATCCGGACAATTTGGTTATCTGTACCAAAGTGGGCGCCACCCGCCGGCCCGATAAGAGCTGGGTGCCCTACCACCGCCCCGAACAGCTGCGCGCCAGCATCGACAACAACCTGCGCACCCTGGGTCAGGAGCAGATTCAGCTGGTGCACCTGCGCCTGATGGGCGCCGGGCCGGTGCCGCTGGCCGAACAGCTCGGGGCCATGTTTGAATTGCAGCGCGAGGGCAAGATTCTGCACGTGGGCCTGAGCAACGTAACCCGGCCGGAGCTGCTAGAAGGCCTGCAGCTGGGCTCTATTGCGACGGTTGAAAACATGTACGGCTACGCCCAGCGCACCACCGTACAGCTGCCCCACGGCGGTGCCAACCCCGGCGGCGAGGAAGTGCTGGATTTGTGCGAGCAGCACGGCCTGCCGCTAATTCCCTTCTTTTCCCTGCTCCACGCTCTACCCAAGGCCGACAGCCGCATTAGTGAAATTGCCCGCCGGCACCAGGTCTCCGAAGCCCAGGTAAACCTGGCCTGGCTGCTGCACAAGTCGCCCTGGCTGCTGCCCATTCCCGGCACTTCGTCGCTGGCCCACCTGCGCGAAAACCTGCAGGCCCGCGACCTGCACCTCAGCGCCGAGGATATGGCCTACCTGGGTTAG
- a CDS encoding bifunctional transcriptional activator/DNA repair enzyme AdaA produces MPHPELFALTPVECYQALLAKDARYEGRFIAAVKTTGIFCRPTCPARKPKFGNVEFVATAREALLRGYRPCKVCTPLAPRDATPAFIARLLHQLAEQPTVRISDADLRQRGLEPATVRRWFRRQHGLTFQAYQRLNRLNRAFGQLQSGETVTAAAFDSGYESLSGFQDSFKAVFGVAPTRSRQQHIINLTRLETPLGSMLACATERGICLLEFTDRRMLETELKELARRLTATIVPSENPHFAVLRAQLAEYFGGRRQQFSVPLHTPGTAFQQAVWRALEQISYGSTRSYGQQAAALGRPSAVRAVAAANGLNRVAILIPCHRVLGAHGQLTGYGGGLWRKQWLLELERGGA; encoded by the coding sequence ATGCCCCACCCGGAACTCTTCGCCCTAACTCCGGTAGAATGCTACCAGGCCCTGCTGGCAAAAGATGCCCGCTACGAAGGCCGCTTTATTGCCGCCGTCAAAACCACCGGCATCTTCTGCCGACCTACCTGCCCGGCCCGCAAGCCCAAGTTCGGCAACGTCGAGTTTGTTGCCACCGCCCGGGAGGCCCTGCTGCGCGGCTACCGCCCGTGCAAAGTGTGCACGCCCCTGGCCCCCCGCGACGCGACGCCGGCCTTCATTGCCCGCTTGCTGCACCAGCTGGCCGAGCAGCCCACGGTCCGCATCTCCGACGCCGACCTGCGGCAACGGGGCCTGGAACCGGCCACGGTGCGGCGCTGGTTTCGGCGCCAGCACGGGCTTACATTTCAGGCCTATCAGCGCCTGAATCGCCTGAACCGGGCTTTCGGGCAGCTGCAAAGCGGCGAAACGGTGACGGCCGCCGCCTTCGATAGCGGCTACGAGTCGCTCAGCGGCTTTCAGGATTCGTTTAAGGCCGTCTTCGGTGTAGCCCCAACCCGTAGCCGACAGCAGCATATCATCAACCTTACGCGCCTGGAAACGCCTTTGGGCAGCATGCTGGCCTGCGCCACCGAGCGTGGCATCTGTCTGCTGGAGTTTACCGACCGGCGCATGCTGGAAACGGAGCTTAAGGAGTTGGCCCGGCGCCTGACGGCCACCATCGTACCAAGTGAGAATCCCCATTTTGCGGTGCTCCGGGCTCAACTGGCCGAGTACTTCGGGGGCCGGCGCCAGCAGTTTTCGGTTCCGCTGCACACGCCCGGCACCGCCTTCCAGCAGGCTGTGTGGCGGGCCCTGGAGCAGATTTCCTACGGCAGCACCCGCTCCTACGGGCAGCAGGCCGCGGCGCTGGGCCGGCCTAGCGCCGTACGGGCCGTGGCGGCCGCCAACGGGCTGAACCGGGTGGCCATCCTGATTCCCTGCCACCGCGTGCTGGGCGCCCACGGGCAGCTGACCGGCTACGGCGGGGGCCTGTGGCGCAAGCAATGGCTGCTCGAGCTCGAACGGGGCGGCGCCTAG
- a CDS encoding isocitrate lyase/PEP mutase family protein produces MTHRPYHHFKNLHYQAAPLLLAPAWDARSASTSQALGFAAVGTSSAAMAALLGYADGEQLPFPELRYLVSRICASTTLPVSVDLEGGYSRDPAQIAAHIRELASLGVVGINLEDSVGVAGGRQLLEPTGFAETLRTIRTELAQARVEVFLNVRTDTYLLGSANPLPATLLRQQLYEAAGADGLFVPGLTELPAMHDLCRASRLPLNVMAVPGLPAFGELQAAGVRRISLGNFLFEALTTRQRQLSQQIQHDQTCTSLFA; encoded by the coding sequence ATGACCCACCGCCCCTACCACCACTTTAAGAACCTGCATTACCAGGCCGCGCCCCTGTTGCTGGCCCCGGCTTGGGACGCCCGCAGCGCCAGTACCAGCCAGGCCCTGGGCTTCGCCGCCGTGGGCACTTCCAGCGCCGCCATGGCCGCCCTGCTGGGCTACGCCGACGGCGAGCAGCTGCCCTTCCCCGAACTGCGCTACCTAGTTAGCCGGATTTGTGCCAGCACCACCCTGCCAGTGTCCGTCGACCTGGAAGGGGGCTACAGCCGCGACCCGGCCCAGATTGCCGCCCACATTCGGGAGCTGGCCAGCCTGGGCGTAGTCGGCATCAACCTCGAAGACTCCGTGGGTGTTGCCGGGGGGCGGCAGTTGCTGGAGCCCACCGGCTTTGCCGAAACTTTGCGCACCATCCGCACCGAGCTGGCCCAGGCCCGGGTCGAGGTATTTCTCAACGTGCGCACCGACACGTACTTGCTGGGCTCGGCCAATCCGCTGCCAGCGACCCTACTTCGCCAGCAGCTCTACGAAGCGGCCGGGGCCGACGGGCTGTTTGTGCCCGGCCTGACCGAGCTGCCCGCCATGCACGACCTGTGCCGGGCCAGCCGTCTGCCCCTGAACGTTATGGCTGTGCCGGGCCTGCCGGCTTTCGGGGAACTGCAGGCGGCGGGGGTGCGGCGCATCAGTTTGGGCAATTTTCTGTTTGAAGCCCTGACCACTCGGCAGCGGCAGCTTAGCCAGCAGATTCAGCACGACCAAACCTGTACTTCCCTGTTTGCCTGA